Proteins from one Acidimicrobiia bacterium genomic window:
- the pdxT gene encoding pyridoxal 5'-phosphate synthase glutaminase subunit PdxT, with the protein MIGILALQGDVREHELMLEGLGVSTRQVRKVDDLDALDGLVIPGGESTTIGRLATLYGLMEPLREAIAGGLPTYGTCAGLILLADRLAEGTQPLLGVLDVVVRRNAFGNQNDSFEADLPIRGMIDPFHAVFIRAPWIDSVGESVEVLASWEGHPIMVRQGHILASAFHPELTKDQRVHHLFVTMTKEI; encoded by the coding sequence ATGATTGGCATTCTTGCCCTTCAGGGAGATGTGCGCGAGCACGAACTGATGCTCGAGGGCCTGGGCGTTTCGACCAGACAGGTTCGCAAGGTCGATGATTTGGACGCTCTCGATGGGCTGGTGATTCCTGGAGGGGAGTCAACGACGATCGGGCGACTCGCCACGCTGTACGGCCTGATGGAACCACTGCGCGAGGCGATCGCGGGCGGATTACCAACCTACGGAACCTGTGCCGGACTCATCCTGCTCGCCGACCGCTTGGCCGAAGGAACCCAACCGCTGTTGGGAGTGCTCGATGTTGTTGTGCGTCGAAACGCGTTCGGCAATCAGAATGATTCGTTCGAAGCCGATTTACCGATTCGCGGTATGATCGACCCATTCCACGCAGTCTTCATTCGCGCGCCTTGGATAGATTCGGTCGGAGAATCCGTTGAAGTGTTGGCTTCGTGGGAGGGCCACCCGATCATGGTCCGGCAGGGCCATATCCTGGCGAGCGCCTTTCATCCCGAGCTCACCAAAGATCAGCGGGTCCATCATTTGTTTGTCACCATGACCAAGGAGATTTGA
- the pdxS gene encoding pyridoxal 5'-phosphate synthase lyase subunit PdxS yields MEQATDRVKRGLAEMLKGGVIMDVVNAEQAKVAEDAGAVAVMALERVPADIRKDGGVARMSDPEMIDAIIEAVSIPVMAKARIGHFVEAQVLQAIGVDYVDESEVLTPADEENHIDKWQFTTPFVCGARNLGEALRRIGEGAAMIRTKGEAGTGNVVEAVRHMRQITADIRALSTMGSEELMRAARDLQAPFDLVQEVAKSGKLPVVNFAAGGLATPADAAMMMQLGCDGVFVGSGIFKSGDPSARAKAIVEATTYYQDPLIIAKVSRNLGEPMVGIEIDTLQDSERFDKRGW; encoded by the coding sequence ATGGAACAGGCGACGGATCGCGTGAAGCGCGGGTTAGCCGAAATGCTCAAAGGCGGCGTCATCATGGACGTGGTCAACGCCGAGCAAGCCAAAGTTGCAGAGGACGCCGGAGCGGTGGCCGTTATGGCGCTTGAGCGCGTCCCGGCCGATATTCGCAAGGACGGTGGCGTTGCCCGGATGTCCGACCCCGAGATGATCGACGCAATCATCGAAGCGGTCAGTATCCCGGTGATGGCCAAAGCCCGAATTGGCCATTTTGTCGAAGCGCAGGTACTCCAGGCGATCGGGGTCGACTACGTCGACGAGTCTGAGGTGCTGACGCCCGCCGATGAGGAAAATCATATCGACAAGTGGCAATTCACGACGCCCTTCGTGTGCGGGGCCCGCAATCTGGGTGAAGCCCTTCGTAGAATCGGCGAAGGTGCGGCGATGATCCGAACCAAGGGTGAGGCCGGGACGGGCAACGTCGTTGAGGCGGTCCGCCACATGCGTCAGATCACCGCCGACATTCGGGCTCTTTCCACGATGGGTTCGGAAGAACTCATGCGAGCAGCCCGCGATCTTCAGGCCCCCTTCGATCTCGTCCAGGAAGTGGCCAAGAGCGGCAAGCTGCCGGTCGTCAATTTCGCGGCAGGGGGTCTGGCGACCCCGGCCGATGCTGCGATGATGATGCAACTTGGTTGTGATGGTGTGTTCGTCGGTTCGGGTATCTTCAAGAGCGGAGACCCTTCGGCCCGTGCCAAAGCGATCGTCGAGGCCACCACGTACTATCAAGATCCTTTGATCATCGCCAAGGTTTCGCGGAACCTGGGCGAACCGATGGTTGGCATCGAAATCGATACCCTCCAGGACTCTGAACGGTTCGACAAACGAGGCTGGTAG